In Pseudophryne corroboree isolate aPseCor3 chromosome 3, aPseCor3.hap2, whole genome shotgun sequence, a genomic segment contains:
- the G6PC1 gene encoding glucose-6-phosphatase catalytic subunit 1 — MENAMDALHDSGVQIVQYLQMNYKSSQDWFMFISFAADLRNTFYIFFPIWFHLCESVGIKLIWVAVIGDWLNLVFKWILFGQRPYWWVHDTDYYSNMSAPIIQQFPVTCETGPGSPSGHAMGSAGVYYVMVSSLLTILLSKKSPLTFKNRCLQTFLWTGFWLVQVCVCLSRVFLAAHFPHQVVCGVISGMVVAECFGKVQTIYKVSLKRYVYTTLFLFSFALGFYLILKTVGVDLLWTLEKAKKWCAQPEWIHIDTSPFAGLIRNLGIFFGLGLALNCQMYKESCQTKFSNQFTFRICCIATSLFVLHVFDSFKPPAKVEMVFYVLSFCKSAAVPLACVGIVPYCVSHITNKKEKIL, encoded by the exons ATGGAAAACGCAATGGATGCTCTTCATGACTCAGGAGTCCAAATAGTCCAATACCTCCAGATGAACTACAAGAGTTCCCAAGATTGGTTCATGTTCATCTCATTTGCTGCTGACCTAAGAAATACCTTCTACATCTTCTTCCCCATCTGGTTCCATCTCTGTGAGTCTGTGGGCATCAAACTTATCTGGGTTGCTGTAATCGGGGACTGGCTCAACCTCGTCTTCAAGTG GATTCTATTTGGTCAGAGACCATATTGGTGGGTTCATGACACAGATTACTACAGCAACATGTCTGCCCCCATCATTCAGCAGTTTCCTGTTACATGCGAGACCGGTCCAG GAAGTCCATCTGGCCACGCCATGGGATCAGCTGGGGTATACTATGTTATGGTGTCCTCACTCCTCACAATCCTCCTGAGCAAGAAGTCTCCACTCACTTTCAAGAACAG GTGCCTTCAGACTTTTCTGTGGACTGGGTTCTGGCTGGTCCAGGTGTGTGTGTGCCTTTCACGTGTCTTCCTTGCCGCTCACTTTCCCCATCAAGTTGTATGTGGAGTAATATCAG GAATGGTGGTGGCAGAATGCTTTGGTAAAGTGCAGACAATCTACAAGGTCAGTCTGAAGAGATATGTGTATACAACACTCTTCCTCTTCTCCTTTGCTCTGGGCTTCTACCTGATTCTGAAAACAGTTGGCGTGGACCTCCTGTGGACCCTAGAGAAGGCCAAAAAGTGGTGTGCTCAACCTGAATGGATCCACATTGATACATCCCCTTTCGCTGGACTCATAAGGAACCTTGGCATCTTCTTTGGCTTAGGTTTAGCCCTCAACTGCCAGATGTACAAAGAAAGCTGCCAGACAAAGTTTTCCAACCAGTTCACATTTCGCATCTGCTGCATAGCAACATCTTTGTTTGTTCTCCATGTTTTTGACAGCTTCAAGCCACCAGCCAAAGTTGAAATGGTCTTCTACGTCCTCTCATTCTGCAAAAGTGCTGCAGTTCCCCTGGCCTGTGTAGGAATTGTTCCATACTGCGTTTCCCATATCACCAATAAGAAAGAGAAGATTCTATGA